A part of Neodiprion pinetum isolate iyNeoPine1 chromosome 4, iyNeoPine1.2, whole genome shotgun sequence genomic DNA contains:
- the LOC124216112 gene encoding scavenger receptor class B member 1 isoform X2, which produces MFWYTGIPSRIFVLMTLGLLGIASGCLVLVFQPYDILFKLKVTFSEGGEIFELWRSPPVDLYLKVYLFNVTNSEQFLNGEEDKLRFNQVGPYVYKELMEHGNVTFNENGTVTSIPLHPLKYIPEMSNGTEEDLLMLPNIALLSITNVMRDSNYLTQLALDMLISQSGSKPLVEMTAKEFMFGYESTLVTLGNKVMPSWIKFDRLGLIDRMYDFEGDIETVYTGETDVSKAGLIDTYNHGADLPHWTGSCANVQGASDGTKFRGYLKPNQTLHFFRKSLCRSVEMHYTGTKTIKGLEAFEYKFVENELDNGAVNPKNKCFCRKGRCLPRGLVDVTDCYYGFPIALSYPHFYQSDPSLLSSVEGLTPNQKDHESFFYIQPLSGLPVDLAFRYQINMALQDISSYSSVEKFKDLVLPLLWFEIGMHELPKPINDRFLLYLNVLPMVQEVAIYVLFLIGILFLIWSVVKILFHQPKGYGGPAQWLDNEMQRKRLSFLNERRSSVKPKELETYYSSLLSPTDNVPTAPQEDLPCLTEEHI; this is translated from the exons GCATTTTTGTCTTGATGACATTGGGCCTGCTGGGCATCGCTTCCGGCTGTCTTGTCCTGGTCTTCCAGCCGTACGATATTCTGTTCAAGCTGAAAGTCACTTTCAGCGAAGGCGGTGAAATATTCGAGCTGTGGCGTTCGCCGCCTGTCGATCTCTATCTCAAAGTCTACCTCTTCAATGTCACGAACAGCGAGCAATTCCTCAACGGGGAGGAAGACAAGCTTCGATTCAACCAAGTCGGTCCTTACGTTTACAA AGAATTGATGGAGCATGGAAACGTGACGTTCAACGAAAATGGCACGGTAACTTCCATTCCTCTACATCCCCTCAAGTACATCCCGGAAATGAGCAATGGGACAGAGGAGGACTTGCTGATGCTTCCAAACATCGCATTGCTG AGTATAACCAACGTGATGCGGGATTCCAATTACCTCACTCAATTAGCCCTCGATATGCTCATCAGTCAGTCGGGCAGTAAGCCGCTCGTCGAAATGACCGCGAAGGAGTTTATGTTCGGTTACGAATCGACTCTGGTCACGCTGGGGAACAAGGTGATGCCTTCTTGGATAAAATTCGACAGACTGGGCCTCATCGATAGG ATGTACGATTTCGAGGGTGACATTGAAACCGTGTATACCGGCGAAACCGACGTGTCGAAGGCCGGGCTGATTGACACCTATAATCACGGCGCTGATCTACCCCATTGGACTGGGAGTTGTGCAAATGTTCAGGGCGCTAGTGACGGTACCAAGTTCCGTGGCTACTTGAAGCCGAATCAAACGCTTCATTTCTTCAGGAAGAGTCTTTGCCGCAGTGTTGAGATG CATTATACAGGCACTAAAACTATCAAAGGGCTCGAGGCATTCGAAtacaaatttgttgaaaacgaGCTAGATAACGGAGCAGTCAACCCAAAGAATAAGTGCTTCTGCCGCAAGGGACGCTGTCTTCCCCGAGGCCTGGTGGACGTCACTGATTGCTACTACG gTTTCCCCATCGCTCTATCGTATCCTCACTTCTATCAGTCGGATCCTTCGCTACTGAGCTCAGTAGAAGGCCTTACACCAAACCAGAAGGATCACGAGTCTTTTTTCTACATCCAACCTCTGTCCGGGCTTCCCGTCGACCTCGCATTCCGCTACCAGATAAACATGGCGCTCCAGGACATCAGTTCCTACTCGAGCGTAGAAAAGTTCAAGGACCTAGTGCTTCCTCTTTTGTGGTTTGAAATT GGCATGCACGAGCTCCCGAAGCCAATAAACGATCGTTTTCTGCTCTACCTGAACGTACTTCCGATGGTCCAGGAGGTTGCGATCTACGTTCTTTTCCTGATAGGCATTCTATTCCTCATCTGGAGCGTGGTGAAGATCTTGTTCCATCAGCCCAAAGGATACGGCGGTCCGGCGCAGTGGTTGGACAACGAGATGCAGCGAAAGAGGCTTAGCTTCCTGAACGAGAGACGATCCTCCGTCAAGCCAAAGGAACTCGAGACTTATTACAGCTCGCTACTCAGTCCCACCGACAACGTGCCGACCGCTCCGCAGGAGGACCTCCCATGCCTCACGGAGGAACATATCTAA